From a single Streptomyces sp. NBC_00377 genomic region:
- a CDS encoding urease subunit alpha, whose translation MPEISRAAYADLFGPTTGDRIRLADTDLLIEIEEDRCGGPGLAGEEAVFGGGKVIRESMGQSRATRAEGTPDTVITGAVVVDHWGVVKADVGIRDGRITGIGKAGNPDTMDGVHPDLVIGPETEIIAGNGRILTAGAVDAHVHFICPQIADEALSAGVTTLVGGGTGPAEGSKATTVTPGPWHLARMLEAMEQYPLNIGFLGKGNTVSQDAMLSQIRGGALGLKLHEDWGSTPAVIDASLTVADRTGIQVAIHTDTLNEAGFVGDTLAAIAGRGIHAYHTEGAGGGHAPDIMTVVSEPHVLPSSTNPTRPYTVNTAEEHLDMLMVCHHLNPAVPEDLAFAESRIRPSTIGAEDVLHDLGAISIISSDAQAMGRVGEVVLRTWQTAHVMKRRRGSLPGDGRADNNRVRRYIAKYTINPALAQGLAREIGSVEGGKLADLVLWEPAFFGVKPHLVIKGGQIAYAQMGDANASIPTPQPILPRPMYGAIGRAPASNSFNFVAPLAIEDGLPERLQLGKRFVAIDSTRGVTKADMRENDARPRVQVDPDSFAVHIDGELVEATPAAELPMAQRYFLF comes from the coding sequence ATGCCTGAGATCTCGCGTGCCGCGTACGCCGACCTGTTCGGTCCGACGACCGGCGACCGCATCCGGCTCGCCGACACCGACCTGCTGATCGAGATCGAGGAGGACCGCTGCGGCGGTCCGGGGCTCGCCGGCGAGGAGGCGGTGTTCGGAGGCGGCAAGGTCATCCGTGAGTCGATGGGGCAGTCCCGCGCCACGCGCGCCGAAGGCACCCCCGACACCGTCATCACGGGCGCGGTCGTCGTCGACCACTGGGGTGTGGTCAAGGCCGACGTCGGCATCCGTGACGGGCGCATCACCGGTATCGGCAAGGCCGGAAACCCCGACACGATGGACGGGGTGCACCCCGATCTGGTCATCGGCCCGGAGACCGAGATCATCGCCGGCAACGGCCGGATCCTGACGGCCGGCGCGGTCGACGCGCACGTCCACTTCATCTGCCCGCAGATCGCCGACGAGGCGCTGTCCGCCGGGGTCACCACACTGGTCGGCGGTGGCACCGGGCCGGCGGAGGGATCGAAGGCCACCACCGTGACGCCCGGCCCGTGGCACCTGGCACGGATGCTGGAGGCGATGGAGCAGTACCCGCTGAACATCGGCTTCCTCGGCAAGGGCAACACCGTCTCGCAGGACGCGATGCTGTCCCAGATCCGGGGCGGGGCGCTGGGCCTGAAGCTGCACGAGGACTGGGGGTCGACGCCGGCCGTCATCGACGCCTCGCTGACCGTCGCCGACCGGACGGGCATCCAGGTCGCCATCCACACCGACACCCTCAACGAGGCCGGGTTCGTGGGCGACACCCTCGCCGCGATCGCGGGACGCGGCATCCACGCGTACCACACCGAGGGCGCCGGGGGCGGGCACGCGCCGGACATCATGACGGTGGTCTCCGAGCCGCACGTGCTGCCGAGTTCCACGAACCCCACCCGGCCGTACACGGTGAACACCGCCGAGGAGCACCTCGACATGCTGATGGTGTGTCACCACCTCAACCCGGCGGTCCCCGAGGACCTCGCCTTCGCCGAATCCCGGATCCGGCCGTCGACGATCGGCGCCGAGGACGTCCTGCACGACCTCGGGGCGATCTCGATCATCTCCTCCGACGCCCAGGCCATGGGCCGGGTCGGGGAGGTCGTCCTGCGGACCTGGCAGACGGCGCACGTGATGAAGCGACGGCGCGGTTCCCTGCCGGGCGACGGCCGGGCGGACAACAACCGGGTACGCCGCTACATCGCCAAGTACACGATCAACCCGGCCCTCGCGCAGGGCCTGGCCCGCGAGATCGGCTCGGTCGAGGGCGGCAAGCTCGCCGACCTGGTGCTGTGGGAGCCGGCGTTCTTCGGCGTCAAGCCGCACCTCGTCATCAAGGGCGGACAGATCGCGTACGCGCAGATGGGCGACGCCAACGCCTCGATCCCGACGCCGCAGCCGATCCTGCCGCGTCCGATGTACGGCGCGATCGGCCGGGCCCCCGCCTCGAACTCGTTCAACTTCGTGGCGCCACTGGCGATCGAGGACGGGCTGCCGGAGCGCCTCCAGCTCGGCAAGAGGTTCGTCGCCATCGACTCCACGCGCGGGGTGACCAAGGCGGACATGCGGGAGAACGACGCCCGGCCGCGTGTCCAGGTCGACCCCGACAGCTTCGCCGTGCACATCGACGGGGAACTCGTCGAGGCGACCCCGGCCGCCGAACTGCCCATGGCCCAGCGGTACTTCCTGTTCTGA
- a CDS encoding urease accessory protein UreF, which yields MTRAALLVLADGRFPAGGHAHSGGAEEAVKAGRITGATSLEAFCRGRLHTAGLVAAALSAAAAAGADPAELDAAADARTPSPALRVTARKLGRQLMRAARAAWPSPELDALAQEFPKGAHQPVVLGLTARAAGLEAADAAYCSVYESVSGPATAVVRLLSLDPFEAAAVLARLAPELDRVVDRAVSCGTAVPAGGVDVLPAASAPLLEIGAEVHAAWPVRLFAS from the coding sequence GTGACGAGGGCAGCACTGCTGGTCCTGGCCGACGGCCGCTTCCCCGCCGGAGGGCATGCGCACTCCGGCGGTGCCGAGGAGGCCGTCAAGGCGGGGCGGATCACCGGCGCGACGAGCCTGGAGGCCTTCTGCCGCGGGAGGCTGCACACGGCCGGGCTGGTGGCGGCGGCGCTGTCGGCCGCCGCCGCGGCCGGGGCGGACCCGGCGGAACTCGACGCGGCGGCGGACGCCCGCACCCCGTCCCCGGCACTGCGGGTGACCGCCAGGAAACTGGGCCGGCAGCTGATGCGCGCCGCCCGGGCGGCCTGGCCGAGCCCCGAACTCGACGCACTGGCCCAGGAGTTCCCCAAAGGGGCCCATCAGCCAGTGGTGTTGGGACTGACCGCGCGGGCGGCCGGGCTGGAGGCGGCGGACGCGGCGTACTGCTCGGTCTACGAGAGCGTGAGCGGACCCGCCACCGCCGTGGTGCGCCTGCTGAGCCTCGACCCCTTCGAGGCCGCCGCCGTGCTGGCCCGGCTCGCGCCGGAGCTGGACCGGGTGGTCGACCGGGCGGTGTCCTGCGGGACGGCGGTGCCGGCCGGCGGCGTCGACGTGCTGCCGGCGGCCTCGGCGCCGCTGCTGGAGATCGGGGCGGAGGTGCACGCCGCCTGGCCGGTACGGCTGTTCGCCTCGTGA
- the ureG gene encoding urease accessory protein UreG, translating into MHLDHTLHGPAAVGADARRTDGSRRALRIGLGGPVGSGKTATVAALCRALRDELSLAVVTNDIYTREDAEFLLREAVLPPERITAVETGACPHTAIRDDISANLEAVEDLEDEAGPLDLILVESGGDNLTATFSKGLVDAQIFVIDVAGGDDIPRKGGPGVTTADLLVVNKTDLAPYVGSDLARMAADAKAQRAELPVVFQSLRSESGVTDVAVWVRARFAAWTA; encoded by the coding sequence ATGCATCTCGACCACACCCTCCACGGTCCGGCCGCCGTCGGCGCCGACGCCCGCCGGACCGACGGTTCGCGCCGGGCCCTGCGGATCGGGCTCGGCGGGCCCGTCGGGTCCGGGAAGACCGCCACCGTCGCCGCGCTGTGCCGGGCCCTGCGCGACGAACTGTCCCTCGCCGTCGTCACCAACGACATCTACACCCGCGAGGACGCCGAATTCCTGCTCCGGGAGGCCGTCCTGCCGCCCGAGCGGATCACGGCCGTCGAGACGGGAGCCTGTCCGCACACCGCGATCCGCGACGACATCTCCGCCAACCTCGAGGCCGTGGAGGACCTGGAGGACGAGGCGGGGCCGCTGGACCTGATCCTCGTCGAGTCCGGCGGGGACAACCTCACCGCCACCTTCTCCAAGGGGCTCGTGGACGCGCAGATCTTCGTCATCGACGTCGCCGGCGGCGACGACATCCCCCGCAAGGGCGGGCCCGGCGTCACCACCGCCGACCTCCTCGTCGTCAACAAGACGGACCTGGCGCCGTACGTCGGCTCCGACCTCGCCCGCATGGCCGCCGACGCCAAGGCCCAGCGGGCCGAACTGCCCGTCGTCTTCCAGTCGTTGCGCAGCGAGAGCGGTGTCACCGACGTCGCCGTGTGGGTGCGGGCGCGGTTCGCCGCCTGGACGGCGTGA
- a CDS encoding urease accessory protein UreD has product MSGVHATARIGARDDGRGGTSLPVLESDGPLALRRTRGTGGEARVMLVGAMSGPLGGDRFRVEADIGAGARLRVGSAAATIALPGQAKDEAHYDVRLTVADGGELHWLPEQLISARGSDLSVTTRADLQAGARLVLREEQVLGRAGEEPGRLTSRLTVRIAGGVVLDQELSCGPGAPGGWDGPAVLAGHRAVGQVVLVRPEFEGEPAVARRVAEDACVMPLAGPAALVTAVAPDALRLRRVLDEALADLGIR; this is encoded by the coding sequence ATGAGCGGTGTGCACGCCACCGCGCGGATCGGGGCGCGCGACGACGGACGCGGAGGGACCTCCCTGCCCGTCCTCGAGAGCGACGGACCGCTCGCCCTGCGGCGTACCCGGGGCACCGGCGGCGAGGCGCGCGTCATGCTCGTCGGCGCGATGAGCGGGCCCCTCGGCGGTGACCGCTTCAGGGTCGAGGCGGACATCGGCGCCGGCGCCCGGCTGCGCGTCGGTTCGGCCGCCGCCACGATCGCCCTGCCCGGGCAGGCGAAGGACGAGGCGCACTACGACGTACGCCTCACCGTCGCCGACGGCGGCGAACTGCACTGGCTGCCCGAGCAGTTGATCTCGGCCAGGGGAAGCGACCTGTCCGTCACCACCCGGGCCGACCTCCAGGCGGGCGCCCGGCTCGTGCTGCGCGAGGAGCAGGTGCTCGGGCGGGCGGGGGAGGAGCCCGGAAGGCTGACCAGCCGGCTCACCGTGCGGATCGCCGGGGGAGTCGTCCTCGATCAGGAACTGTCCTGCGGACCCGGCGCACCCGGCGGCTGGGACGGGCCCGCCGTCCTCGCGGGACATCGTGCGGTCGGCCAAGTCGTGCTGGTGCGACCGGAGTTCGAGGGCGAACCGGCCGTGGCGCGGCGCGTCGCGGAAGACGCCTGTGTGATGCCGCTGGCCGGGCCCGCCGCGCTGGTCACCGCCGTCGCGCCCGACGCGTTGCGGCTGCGGCGGGTGCTGGACGAGGCGCTCGCCGATCTCGGCATCCGGTGA
- a CDS encoding alpha/beta hydrolase yields MLAGAVAAPTASATSGRSGEDREARGAAVAAERAAQAGIDWQDCPADWGLEKPIKCGWVSVPLDYAKPDGKQIKLAVDRIGNTGTAGERQGALVYNPGGPGGSGLRFPRRVTTKAPVWANVAKAYDFVGFDPRGVGHSAPISCIDPQEFVKAPKADPVPDSEADKLGQIKLAREYADGCAERSGKAVLAQMTTPNTVRDLDVIRAALGEKKLNYLGVSYGTYIGAVYGTMFPGHVRRMIVDSVVNPSREKIWYEANLDQDIAFEGRWKDWEDWVAKNDAAFHLGTTRAAVQAKWLALRATAKKSPLGGLVGPAELISFFQSAPYYDSSWVPVATVFSKYVAGDTQALVDAAAPDLTDTAGNISSENGNAVYTAVECTDAKWPTSWRKWNRDNTRLNKDYPFMTWANAWMNLPCAYWPVKQQTPVNVKTHKGLPQVLIVQSTNDAATPYEGAVELHRRFDGSRLITEKDAGSHGVTGLVNTCINSRVDAYLLDGRLDTADVTCAPHATPKP; encoded by the coding sequence ATGCTCGCCGGCGCCGTCGCGGCGCCCACGGCGAGCGCGACCAGCGGCCGTTCGGGCGAGGACCGGGAGGCACGAGGCGCCGCGGTCGCAGCGGAGCGCGCCGCGCAGGCGGGCATCGACTGGCAGGACTGCCCCGCCGACTGGGGTCTGGAGAAGCCGATCAAGTGCGGCTGGGTCAGCGTGCCGCTCGACTACGCCAAGCCCGACGGCAAGCAGATCAAGCTCGCCGTCGACCGCATCGGCAACACGGGCACGGCCGGGGAGCGCCAGGGCGCACTCGTCTACAACCCCGGCGGTCCCGGCGGCTCCGGGCTGCGCTTCCCGCGCCGTGTCACCACCAAGGCACCCGTGTGGGCCAACGTGGCGAAGGCCTACGACTTCGTGGGCTTCGACCCGCGCGGTGTCGGCCACTCCGCGCCCATCTCCTGCATCGACCCGCAGGAGTTCGTCAAGGCGCCGAAGGCCGACCCGGTCCCGGACAGCGAGGCCGACAAGCTCGGCCAGATCAAGCTCGCCCGCGAGTACGCGGACGGGTGCGCCGAGCGCAGCGGCAAGGCCGTACTCGCGCAGATGACCACCCCGAACACCGTCCGCGACCTGGACGTCATCCGCGCCGCCCTCGGCGAGAAGAAGCTCAACTACCTGGGCGTCTCCTACGGCACCTACATCGGGGCCGTCTACGGCACGATGTTCCCGGGTCACGTGCGCCGCATGATCGTGGACAGCGTGGTCAACCCGTCCCGCGAGAAGATCTGGTACGAGGCCAACCTCGACCAGGACATCGCCTTCGAGGGCCGCTGGAAGGACTGGGAGGACTGGGTCGCCAAGAACGACGCCGCCTTCCACCTGGGCACCACCCGCGCCGCCGTCCAGGCCAAGTGGCTCGCGCTGCGGGCCACCGCGAAGAAGAGCCCGCTCGGCGGTCTCGTCGGCCCGGCCGAGCTGATCTCCTTCTTCCAGAGCGCCCCGTACTACGACTCCTCGTGGGTCCCGGTGGCCACGGTCTTCAGCAAGTACGTCGCGGGTGACACCCAGGCGCTCGTCGACGCGGCCGCCCCGGACCTGACCGACACGGCCGGCAACATCTCCTCGGAGAACGGCAACGCCGTCTACACCGCCGTCGAGTGCACCGACGCCAAGTGGCCCACCAGCTGGCGCAAGTGGAACCGCGACAACACGCGGCTCAACAAGGACTACCCGTTCATGACGTGGGCCAACGCATGGATGAACCTGCCGTGCGCCTACTGGCCGGTCAAGCAGCAGACGCCGGTGAACGTCAAGACCCACAAGGGCCTGCCGCAGGTGCTCATCGTGCAGTCCACGAACGACGCGGCCACCCCGTACGAGGGCGCCGTCGAACTGCACAGGCGTTTCGACGGTTCCCGTCTGATCACGGAGAAGGACGCCGGCTCCCACGGAGTGACCGGCCTGGTGAACACCTGCATCAACTCCCGGGTGGACGCCTATCTCCTCGACGGCAGGCTGGACACCGCGGACGTGACCTGCGCGCCGCACGCCACGCCCAAGCCGTAA
- a CDS encoding lysophospholipid acyltransferase family protein, which yields MFYYLLKYVVLGPVLRLLFRPRIEGLEHIPDTGAAIVAGNHLSFSDHFLMPAVLKRRITFLAKAEYFTGPGVKGRLTAAFFRSAGQIPVDRSGKEAGQAAIREGLGVLAKDELLGIYPEGTRSHDGRLYKGKVGVAVMALRAQVPVIPCAMIGTFEAQPPGKVIPTLHPVVIRFGEPLDFSRYLGMENEKAVLRAITDEIMYAILTLSEQEYVDQYAAAAKAEEAAAKAAGTEKQRKFPRLPSR from the coding sequence TTGTTCTACTACCTCCTGAAGTACGTGGTGTTGGGACCGGTGCTCAGACTGCTGTTCCGGCCCCGAATAGAGGGTCTGGAGCACATACCGGATACGGGGGCGGCGATCGTCGCCGGGAACCATCTGTCGTTCTCCGACCACTTCCTGATGCCCGCGGTGCTGAAACGGCGTATCACGTTCCTCGCGAAGGCCGAGTACTTCACGGGTCCCGGCGTCAAGGGCCGGCTGACCGCGGCCTTCTTCCGCAGCGCGGGCCAGATCCCGGTCGACCGTTCCGGCAAGGAGGCCGGCCAGGCCGCGATCCGCGAGGGTCTGGGCGTGCTCGCCAAGGACGAACTGCTCGGCATCTACCCGGAGGGCACCCGCTCGCACGACGGGCGCCTGTACAAGGGCAAGGTCGGGGTGGCGGTGATGGCGCTCCGGGCCCAGGTCCCCGTCATCCCCTGCGCGATGATCGGCACCTTCGAGGCGCAGCCGCCCGGCAAGGTGATCCCCACCCTGCACCCCGTGGTGATCCGTTTCGGCGAGCCCCTGGACTTCTCCCGCTACCTCGGCATGGAGAACGAGAAGGCGGTGCTGCGCGCGATCACCGACGAGATCATGTACGCGATCCTGACGCTGTCCGAGCAGGAGTATGTGGACCAGTACGCGGCGGCCGCCAAGGCCGAGGAGGCCGCGGCGAAGGCGGCCGGGACGGAGAAGCAGCGCAAGTTCCCGCGTCTGCCGTCGCGTTGA
- a CDS encoding PP2C family protein-serine/threonine phosphatase codes for MNDTAIDYTAVFQALPGMVALLTPQLVYADANEEFLRVTGRSREQMVGRHVFEVFPDNPNDPAANGMRNLEASLNRVLATGERDAMALQRYDVESAERPGEWDERYWSPVNAPVYGPDGSVVLLVHRVEEVTELIRARGGRATAGNGARVGSRSRVLEAELYTRARELQELNERLRLAHAREREVALALQKAMLPAGRQVGHHRAAVRYRPAVGALNVCGDWYDLVDLVGGNRIGVSVGDVVGHGLEAAGVMGQLRSALSAASRVAEGPAEALNVLGRYAHVVDGAESATAVTTFIDFDHRTIAYSSAGHPPPVLVHADGRVEFLDRATDPPLDAYPTPMRRPEARTTYDGGATLVLYTDGLVERRGEDIDTGLDRLADALARHRDADPETLADAVLLQLLPPGGATDDTALVVVRL; via the coding sequence ATGAACGATACGGCGATCGACTACACGGCGGTGTTCCAGGCCCTGCCGGGCATGGTGGCACTGCTGACGCCCCAGCTGGTGTACGCGGACGCCAACGAGGAGTTCCTGCGGGTGACCGGCCGCAGCCGCGAACAGATGGTCGGCCGGCACGTCTTCGAGGTCTTCCCGGACAACCCCAACGACCCGGCCGCGAACGGCATGCGCAATCTGGAGGCCTCGCTGAACCGGGTGCTGGCCACCGGCGAACGGGACGCCATGGCGCTACAGCGCTACGACGTCGAATCGGCCGAGCGGCCCGGCGAGTGGGACGAGCGCTACTGGAGCCCGGTCAACGCGCCGGTGTACGGCCCCGACGGCTCGGTGGTGCTGCTGGTGCACCGGGTCGAGGAGGTCACGGAACTGATCCGGGCCCGGGGAGGGCGCGCAACGGCCGGGAACGGCGCGCGGGTGGGCAGCAGGAGCCGGGTCCTGGAGGCCGAGCTGTACACCCGCGCCCGCGAGCTCCAGGAACTGAACGAGCGGCTGCGCCTGGCCCACGCCCGTGAGCGCGAGGTGGCCCTCGCCCTCCAGAAGGCGATGCTGCCCGCCGGCCGGCAGGTCGGCCATCACCGGGCCGCCGTGCGCTACCGTCCGGCGGTCGGCGCGCTCAACGTGTGCGGGGACTGGTACGACCTGGTGGATCTGGTGGGCGGCAACCGCATCGGGGTGTCGGTCGGCGACGTGGTCGGGCACGGTCTGGAGGCCGCCGGGGTGATGGGCCAGCTGCGCAGCGCGCTCAGCGCGGCCTCCCGGGTCGCCGAGGGCCCGGCCGAGGCCCTGAACGTGCTCGGGAGGTACGCGCATGTCGTGGACGGCGCCGAGTCGGCCACCGCGGTCACCACGTTCATCGACTTCGACCACCGCACCATCGCCTACAGCAGCGCCGGCCACCCTCCGCCCGTGCTCGTCCACGCCGACGGCCGGGTGGAATTCCTCGACCGGGCCACCGATCCCCCGCTCGACGCCTACCCCACCCCGATGCGGCGGCCCGAGGCACGGACCACCTACGACGGCGGCGCCACCCTCGTCCTGTACACCGACGGGCTGGTGGAACGGCGGGGCGAGGACATCGACACCGGCCTGGACCGGCTCGCCGACGCCCTCGCCCGGCACCGGGACGCCGACCCCGAAACCCTCGCGGACGCCGTCCTGTTGCAACTCCTGCCCCCCGGCGGCGCGACCGACGACACAGCCCTGGTCGTCGTGCGGCTGTGA
- a CDS encoding SpoIIE family protein phosphatase: MGTYDEDDDARRRFDVADTAPLLLDTRGVVTSWTRDAERLLGYAATEAVGMDLAGLLAHGDAGRVPDVLERCGRSGGWAGLLSARRRDGRPVPVMARITSAHEPGGRARWLVLLNEMADAHGWNMSRSVLEKMIGGSPIGIAMVNTDLRFVWSNAALARFGGGAPERRLGLRLADVQPGLDAQAIEAQMRRVLETGEPVIGYELVGRVRAAPHRETAHMLSFTRLDDDQGSAMGVYYTVVDMTERHRARQRLALLDRAGRQIGRSLDIARTAQELADVAVPGFADFVTVDLLEPVLRGAEPAPAQAADGPDDFVTLRRAGRRTAGRTGGAGDSSAAPEVVYRAGSPAVRCLRGGRPWRVERLDPLDAAAALEPFAGEWVAGLPAGSEPPSAMIVPVRARGATLGVTTFLRRHRHEPFDDDDLTLAEDLVSRAAVCLDNARRYTRERDAALVLQRNLLPRRLPEQDAVEVAACYRPADELTGLGGDWYDLIPLSGARVALVVGEVPGHGIDAAAAMGRVRTAVRTLAALDLPPEEILAHLDDLVTRMDDEEGTAQGEAESGPRTDGTRTVGSACMYVVYDPVDGRCSMSAAGHPAPAVVLPDGTVTFVALPPGAPLGAGGPPFESTEVILPEGSTLALHTDGLLARGERWALDTDRERLRQALEQQADTLDVRCRAVIDALVPARPYDDVALLMARTRRLPADRVADWELPADPAAVAEARKTASRRLAEWGLAELSFTTELVVSELVTNAIRYATGPIRLRLIRERALLCEVFDGGATAPHLRHPRATDEGGRGLLLVSQVTQRWGTRFLPEGKIIWAEQPFADSGA; this comes from the coding sequence GTGGGCACATACGACGAGGACGACGATGCCCGCCGGCGGTTCGACGTGGCGGACACCGCGCCCCTGCTGCTCGACACCCGGGGCGTGGTGACCAGCTGGACCAGGGACGCCGAGCGTCTGCTGGGATACGCGGCCACCGAAGCGGTGGGCATGGACCTGGCCGGGCTGCTCGCCCACGGGGACGCCGGGCGGGTCCCCGACGTCCTCGAACGGTGCGGTCGGTCCGGTGGCTGGGCCGGGCTGCTGTCGGCCCGCCGCCGGGACGGGCGGCCGGTGCCCGTCATGGCGCGGATCACCTCGGCCCACGAGCCCGGCGGCCGCGCCCGCTGGCTGGTCCTGCTGAACGAGATGGCCGACGCACACGGCTGGAACATGAGCCGCTCGGTGCTGGAGAAGATGATCGGCGGCTCTCCCATCGGCATAGCGATGGTCAACACCGACCTGCGTTTCGTGTGGTCGAACGCCGCTCTGGCCCGGTTCGGCGGCGGGGCGCCGGAACGCCGGCTGGGGCTGCGGCTGGCGGACGTCCAGCCGGGTCTGGACGCCCAGGCGATCGAGGCGCAGATGCGCCGGGTGCTGGAGACCGGGGAGCCCGTCATCGGTTACGAGCTGGTGGGGCGGGTGCGGGCCGCTCCGCACCGCGAGACTGCGCACATGCTTTCGTTCACCCGGCTGGACGACGACCAGGGCAGCGCGATGGGCGTCTACTACACGGTCGTGGACATGACCGAGCGGCACCGTGCCCGGCAGCGGCTCGCCCTGCTGGACCGGGCCGGGCGGCAGATCGGCCGCAGCCTCGACATCGCGCGTACCGCTCAGGAACTGGCGGACGTGGCGGTGCCCGGGTTCGCCGACTTCGTCACCGTGGACCTGCTGGAGCCGGTGCTGCGGGGCGCGGAGCCCGCACCGGCGCAGGCGGCGGACGGGCCGGACGACTTCGTCACCCTGCGCAGGGCGGGGCGGCGGACGGCCGGCCGCACCGGCGGCGCCGGGGACTCGAGCGCTGCGCCGGAGGTCGTGTACCGGGCCGGCTCGCCGGCGGTGCGCTGTCTGCGCGGCGGGCGGCCCTGGCGGGTGGAGCGGCTGGATCCGCTCGACGCCGCGGCCGCGCTGGAGCCGTTCGCCGGGGAGTGGGTCGCCGGTCTGCCCGCCGGGTCCGAGCCGCCCAGCGCCATGATCGTGCCGGTCCGGGCGCGCGGTGCCACCCTCGGCGTCACCACCTTCCTGCGCCGCCACCGGCACGAGCCGTTCGACGACGACGACCTGACGCTCGCCGAGGACCTCGTCTCCCGCGCGGCCGTCTGCCTGGACAACGCCCGGCGCTACACGCGCGAGCGGGACGCCGCCCTGGTGCTCCAGCGCAACCTGCTCCCCCGCCGGCTGCCCGAGCAGGACGCGGTCGAGGTGGCCGCCTGCTACCGGCCGGCCGACGAGCTGACCGGCCTCGGCGGCGACTGGTACGACCTGATCCCGCTGTCGGGGGCGCGGGTCGCCCTGGTCGTCGGCGAGGTGCCGGGCCACGGTATCGACGCCGCCGCGGCCATGGGGCGCGTACGGACCGCCGTGCGCACCCTGGCCGCCCTGGACCTGCCGCCCGAGGAGATCCTGGCGCACCTCGACGACCTGGTCACCCGCATGGACGACGAGGAGGGCACGGCGCAGGGCGAGGCGGAGTCGGGACCCCGGACGGACGGCACCCGCACCGTGGGTTCCGCGTGCATGTACGTGGTCTACGACCCCGTCGACGGGCGGTGCTCGATGTCCGCCGCCGGGCATCCCGCCCCGGCCGTCGTCCTGCCCGACGGGACCGTCACGTTCGTCGCGCTGCCCCCGGGGGCGCCGCTCGGCGCGGGCGGGCCGCCCTTCGAATCGACCGAGGTGATCCTGCCGGAGGGCAGCACGCTCGCGCTGCACACGGACGGTCTGCTGGCCCGGGGCGAACGGTGGGCGCTGGACACCGACCGGGAACGGCTGCGGCAGGCGCTGGAGCAGCAGGCGGACACGCTCGATGTGCGGTGCCGGGCCGTGATCGACGCCCTCGTCCCGGCCCGTCCCTACGACGACGTCGCCCTGCTGATGGCCCGGACCCGCCGCCTGCCCGCCGACCGGGTCGCCGACTGGGAGCTGCCCGCCGACCCGGCGGCGGTGGCCGAGGCCCGCAAGACCGCGAGCCGCCGGCTGGCGGAGTGGGGTCTCGCGGAACTGTCGTTCACCACCGAGCTGGTGGTCAGCGAGCTGGTCACCAACGCCATCCGGTACGCCACCGGACCGATCCGGCTGCGGCTGATCCGTGAGCGCGCCCTGCTCTGCGAGGTCTTCGACGGCGGAGCGACGGCGCCGCACCTGCGTCATCCGCGCGCCACCGACGAGGGCGGCCGCGGGCTGCTGCTGGTCTCGCAGGTCACGCAGCGCTGGGGCACCCGCTTCCTGCCCGAGGGAAAGATCATCTGGGCCGAACAGCCGTTCGCGGACTCCGGCGCGTGA